The genomic interval ataaataacacAGACGTATCCAAACAGTAATTCTACTGAACAACGCAGCTTGTAAACGTGTGAACTTTCCTTTtctgattctaaaaaaaaaatgcctcgGTTTCCATTGGCACTTAGCTCAGGCTGCGAAACAGAGCAATTAAGACTGCAGGATTTCTCCTAATGTGCAGTCTTTTAAGCAAGGTCAACTCGTGGCTAACATGCTAGCACGCTCAGGAATGAACCTTCTCACCCATCTCCAATTTCATCTCACTGAGTGACAAATCAGATCGACACACgggtcaataaaaaaaagaaaaaaaaaaaaaaaaaaaagggaggcagCGTcaggaaaacaaggaaacaggGACAAGACAACCGGTCCTGTAAAACTCAAGTCACTTGGACGTAGTGAGAACTCGATGAGTGCTGCGTGCAATACTTTATGTACATGTAGTATTCAAAAATGTCGAGGGAGAGAGGGTGTCAGCGCGTTGTGCTGTGTATGCTGTGTTCATGAGTTTAGATATGGATGTGCTGCATAGGTAGCAACGGTGACATCTGAGAGGACTCGAGTGTGTGTGATATCGTTTAGCCGCAGACTCTCTGAACGGGCCGCTTCAAGTAAAGTTTAACTTCTACTATTAAGTAAAGGCTTTAAAATCAGCAGGAACCTTTAACTAGAGCCGTTACCTCAGACTTTATAGTATTCAATGTTTGTTAGATTTACTGCTTTGAATATCTCTAttatcctctgtgtgtgtgtgtgtgtgtgtgtgtgtgtgtgtgtgtgtgtgtgtgtgtgtgtgtgtgtgtgtgtatacaccTGTTCGTCCATGTTTACGGCAAGTGAGAGAGTCAAACTGCTTGTGCGTGTTACTTGACAAACTTTTGCCTGCTTTCGCACAAGATGAACGTAGATATGAACATTCTAGGTTGGAGCGCATGAGATGAACACATGCACGGACAACATCTCGTCTGACCTTACCGCATCagtcgtccccccccccacccccccaccccccctccctccctcccccagaGGTCTTTCAGTGACCACCCCAGTGCTCCTTGTCTGGGGGTGGGGGGCCGTGGGAGGGGTCAGTCCGAGGGACAGTTGTAGCTGTTGATCCACAACAGGTCGTCCAGCACGCCCCAGTGCAGGTAGAGGATGGAGCCTACCACCAGTACGTGCATGATCTGGTGGCTGTTGCACCAGTAGTCAAAGAGGCCCGGACGGAAGCGCTCCGGGATGCGCATGATGTTGATGACCCCGCCCAGCACGGCCAGCGCGTCCATCGTGAGGAAGTGGCGCAGCGACGTGGGGCTGCCGCCGCCGACGCCCACCCAGCGcagcaggaagaaggagaagcgGAAAAGCGCTTGCCAGGCAAAGGAGCGCAGCCGGCGAACGCTGCTCCGAGCCGTGACGGCACAGTAGATGGCGTGGCTGGAGAGCAGGATGTAGACCAAGAGGGCCACGGTGCGGATGAACGGGTAGCACAGCAACGTGCTGTAGACGATGGGCAGCGCCCCTgagacaaggagacacacaaaaaggaaagtaagaagaaaaaaaaaaaaaaaaaaaagacggagCGCTGATGTCTGACTCAGCAGCAGCCACTCAAACCTCGTTTGTTCGCTGTTCTCTGAGCTCTCTGTTCTTTAAGTTTTTGCACAACTAGTCTTTAATAGAGAGTAGAAGCTGAAGAGAGATGAAAAAGGTGGGACAGAAAGAGGGGATAATGAGCATCACAAAGCTCAGCCGTAGTTTTACAAGGAGAAGGAAATGGGAGAATCTGAAGAAGAAATTGAATAATTGCACTTCAGCCTGTTGTTCTGCGAAGCAAATCATTTCAAGTAGTCCCCTTCAGCAATGGAGAATTAATACACTTCTACTGGAATCATTTTACAGAAGTAAATGTTAGTTGAAGTGATAGACTCCTCctgtttgagaaccactgacatATCAGACTTTTAGTAttaattatttgtttctttacagCATCAAATCCAAGCTAGggttgatacttttttttttctttaaggaaAAGAAATAAGCTCCAGGCATGTATAGCCATTCACTTTCAAGGAGCAGCTGTGTCCTATTAATGCTGCCTTAAGGAGAAAACCTATGTTAAGAAAGGTTGAATGACAAACGTATAtaataatcacattttgaatTATTACTCTGTTGTTATTATCAGATATATATGTGCAGTGTGGCACTTGTTGAGAGTGcattaataaaagtaaaatattgCCCTTGTCATTGTTTATTATAGGTGAATACAGGCAGCAGAGGCAGAACAGTAATCATTTCAGAACTTGGATTATTGCTTGCATAGGCCTCTTGACACAGTTGTCAAATTCGCTCTGACAGATCAATACTGGTAAACCTCCAAGCAAAAGACTTCGTGCTAAATCACTGACAATCAATGAAGAGAAAAGTTCTGCCCTCCGATCACACGGAGCGGCAATAACACACAAGTGCTGCCCAcgtcaaatgcaaaaaaaaaaaaaaaaacgataagCAGTAAAGAAAGGTGCCGAGGCTCACCCAGCGTGTTGATCATGCAGATTCCACACACGTCCAGTTTGAGGAGGGTGTGGTAGACGGGCTCGCCTCCCTCGTGGTTCATGAAGAGGTGGTAGAGCACGGAGCCCAGCTGAGGCGACAGGCAAGCCAGGAAGTGGACCACGCCCAACCAGGTGACGCTGATCTGGGACCAGGGAATGTTGAGAGGCAGCAGCACCAGGAAGCAAACCAGAGGGATGCCTGGAATAAGAGAGAACACAGGTTGTTGCTCAACTGCGACTTTAAATAAAGCTCATATGATGTGCCTGTGAAACTAATCCCTTTGTTGTACCTTttgtgggcaaactttttgttttgcaataaTGTTATCAATttaatgttctctctctctccccccccccccccccccctgtggaTGTGTAGGGATCGAGAGAAAACAATACCTTAGGTTACGTGAACGCTCCAGCACGATAAAATAATATAGAAACTTTGACAAAACCAAATTAAGTTGCCATGTTTACTGTGATGGATTATCTAGCTCAGGACTTTTGAAGGCCTGGGGACGGCGGCTTGTTTTATAACTGTCCAAGAGCGAGTCGCAGCAAACGGGCTCCCAACAATGCTGAGTGTGTGCAGACACCAGCAAGAATACTGTGGAGCGGAGCAGAAACCCACATGATTGGCACACATGTATCAGTGTTACCCTGCGAGGGAGAGACAAGGCTCACACTGAGCGGCAAAAGGGCCACACTGCCAATGCCACCTAGTTCAAATTGGAGTGTCTGTTCTTGGCACAGAGAGGCATTCACTGCTTTGTGAGCAAAAAATCCAGACCTTGAAATTTGATCCACATCCAGTTGTTACGATCATTTATCATgcatcaaccccccccccccccccccacctttttGCTCACTCTGCCTTTCCCAATGTCAGAGACCAGCCAGGTGATACAGGCAATgccatatactgtaacacatctATTTTAAGTATGCTATCTCTGCtctccccccccaccaccaccaccaccacccctcaccccacacacacacacacacacacacacacacacacgtccatgCAAAGACAACTGGCCTTTCTCAGCTCCTATGAGGGCTGAATCAAAGCTCTGAGATCTGAGTTGTGTGCAGGGTGTGGAGAGATATATGCAAACAAACCAGTTTGTAAAACTTCAGCGTGAATGTTTAGGCATGagtaacaaagaagaaaaaccagACAAGCACTGCTCTGCATACTTTCTactgaatttgaaaaaaaaaactggacagAAGCCCACTGGCTTAAACATCACTTCTTTATATAGACGGGGGTGCATTGTAGGTTATAAGCTCAGCCGACGTCACTGGGCCGTTATCAGGCCTTCCAGGGCCACTTCCCTGGTGATCATCACTGCAGTTATTGTGCGACTGCTGGCGAGCAAAGTGCCATGAAGTGACGACCTTCACAATGAGGAAGTTGTCAGAGGCTCAGAAGTCACACAAGCACACGGAGGGTGAACTCGCTGCACTCCTTCACGGCTTTAGGATGCAATTTTAATGCacgtaatggggggggggggagagggggcaaAGAAACATGTTGCCAGGCAATTGGTAGTGTCATCATTTTAGTCTGAGAATAGTATAAAAGTGTGTAGATTGCtaacacgctgacacacactctgtttGCACAGATCACAATATAACTGGAATTTATTGTGACGAGCCCTGACCTATTAAAACAGACATATTTTTGCGTAATAAACAAATTCCTTCCTTTATTTGAAAACAGATGGTTGTCATAACCGTTCTTCATTGAATTGGACCTGAAAGAATTTCTTTcattgttttgggttttttttaaactgtcttcatCTTGGCAGAGatttacatgacattttaaatcaaacttaaCTCTACGACgtgtcacacatacagtaaatatgCATCATttggtgttctttttttttttttttaaagaattatttttGGCCTCTTTAGTTACAGCAATGAAGAGATGGCGGCGAATGACATGCGAGGCGAGGGTCAGAGACACTTGCtttgaggactaaagcctcaGAATATGaggcgtgcaaactaaccactaggccaaccTGTGTTTTAattacaaggaaaaaaaaaacatgctttttctCTGCCATCACAATCACTTGGGTTAATTATGTTAGAACTGTGTGACAACTTTCAAATCAGCACAGTGCGCAGGTCAACCTCAGTTAATGTACAAGTAAAATTAAAGACTTATGTAATCTCTGAAACCAACCTCCTACcactttttgaaatatttttacacTCCCAAAAACTCCCAAATTTGGGATTATTCTGGATTAGCAATCACAAGGACATATGGTGTGGATAAATATGCATGAGCTGAAATCTGAAGGAGTTAAGTCATGTGTGCAGATAGTGCAGATAGTGCAGTAGTGCTCTGGCTtggcatcctttttttttgcaggtgctGAGGTGCTCTCTGAACGGGGTGTGCAAGTTAACACTCAAAAGTCACAccggctgcacaaaaaaaaaaaaatctcagaaaaCGCCGACGAAGCAAGTACACGTAAAGCTGTTGCACTCACCGTGAGTGTATATGTTTCCGAGTTCATTGTGCAGGTAGAAGAGGCTTCTGATGCAGTCTTGCACAGAGGAGCTTGGCCGGTATCCCGTCAGGACGTATTTATTAAACTGAAGATGTGGAGGTGAATTCGCCCAGTCCAGCAGCCTGGGTCCATTTAAAAATGCCATAGCAAACAGGACTGTTAAAATGACGCCGccgaaaaagtaaaaaacagacTGTACACCTATATACACATTTAGTAATATTATTGCGACTAAAACCTTATGGGATACCATTGGTGTGGGTAGTTGGGTCTCTTTGCAAAAATATTGTGCTGTTAGCCTCCTAGCTTGCCGCTAGCAGGGCTCACGTCAAGTCTCACAGCACTACCCGGCAACGGTGTATCCGCGCCGCCGCTGAAGTCTGCTCTCGACCCCCGGTGCCCGAGTGAGTGTCATCCGCAGGGCTGGAGACAGACACGGCCAGCCACGTACATGGTGCAAGCTCAGTACGGTCATCACATTTGGCATCTAAAAGCTGTCCTTGTAGCACCTGCGACGCGGATGAGAGACAATGTTCctcgacatttttttttttttttttctcaagctcACTTCCTCGTTAAGTCGGCGTTCCCGTGCGGAGAGCCGCGCAGAGGCTCGGACGCGTCCCGGGCAGGAGATGCTGTGGGTGTCCCATCCAACTCCAAAGAGGATGCTAGCTTGATCCCTAGCGGTCAGATTCGCAGCAGAGGACTAGCAGGTCATGCTTTTCACTTGAATGAAAGCAGACAGGTGTAACACGCTCAGTTGAGATCCGTCTGACAGGGGCGAGTTTTTGTTTCGCgacaggaaaaaaatcagacatcCGTGGTTCTGGAGCGGGGGGGAATTAAAGAGGGAAGGGACTGCGGGCTAGCAAAGCCGGGAAGTCGGCTACCGATGTCCTGTCACTGAGGTTGCTGAGATTTGAGCTGGGTGACTCCAAGCACTCACGGTCCAGGCCTTATAGCTTACATCCGGCTTCCTCAACATCCACTCCATCCCTTTATTTTCCGTCATTGTGTCTGGCGAGGTATATTCCTTGAAATGCGGTGTCTTCTCTGGCGGCCTTAAGTCCCCTGCATCGCCTCTACACAACTGTCAAGTTACATGGATGACAAATGACGACACTTCCGGtcattgttttcaaaataaacctttacaCCTAAGAACATGCTACGTTTCCCCAGGACGTTAGCTGTAGGTTATTGGGGGTATTTCCTACTGCAGTTAATTGATTTAAGTCACAATAACAACcctgattatttttttgcatcacaTTCTTTTGCACTGAAAATAactagtataatataatatatagtataatgatgataatgtgaCATTTGTCATGTGTACCGAGCACATTTTTGGGTTATATCTGGACAAGAAGGTTTTTTTGGACCAAGATATCCTCACAGCAATACAGAAATTAATTATTATGTTGTTTTACCACACATTTTTTCCTTTATCAAAAATTAGTCTCCTGAAATATTGATATCACTCTTGACCCGCTAAAATATTCAAAGACTGAAATTAAATTGACGTTCAGATTAATTTCCCTCTATCCAAATCTAGTGTGAGATTTTAGGTTCCTGTActaatacaattaaaatatcctacattttcaaacaaacaccaaAGTGTACTTAGGAAGCTCGTGTGTTCACAGTGTTGAGTTGACTTAAGTTAAACACCACATATACATAAGGTGATGATGACAATGCCCTGTGAGAGGGCCGAAAGCAAATATTTGCCTTTGAAAAAGTGCAGCCCTATAGCTTTCTAATGCTTTCCCTGACTGCATTGCACTCTGTCAACCTGCATAGAAACAAAACTACACACCCAAAAGTTTGCAATTTTTAATCAACAACATTACCAATAACAAAAGACGCACAATAAAAGCAGGAACTTGGGAAAGACTGGGGCCCTCAACAAGCAGCTCTCTCAGCTGGCCTAGTAATCAAGCTCACGctttcaaataaatataaaactttttttaaacagagtttGAATTAAAGGTCAAATTTTACTTTGAAAGCAAAATCCGTTCACTTCTGGTCATATTGTTGCAACGTGAATACCAACACTGACAGAATCATACTCAATACCAGAACAAAGAATAATCTAAACTGAtcttataaacacaaacaacatggtTATTATTTGATAGTTCcaacttgtaaaaaaacaacaaaggtgtTTACCCTGAATAGTAATACAGGGTTTAAGTGTTTAAGTTATTTGGTTATTAATTGAGGTTAGAAAAAGTACTGGGTGatacatttctgaaaaaaactAGTATGCACAATGGAATACGCAGGTCTATAAATGAATCAATATTGATAACCATGACTGTTAAAGTGAAGTGCTCCATTATCATATACACAGCTTGACTTtgtaatttgaaaaagaaaaaaacacccattacatgaacagtgttttaaaatggtAAATTTAGTTTTTATAACAGCAAAAATATAATTGATGCATCAAAGTTAGAAGTTTCAAAGGAGCACTCAGGGGTCAAGGTAAGGTCCTCCATGAGAAATGACTGTTGAAGCTCTTGATGATTCATATTACCTCCACCCCCCTCACCCCTGCTTTAAACTTGTGACTTATAGccacctacacacaaacacctgcgGACTTTGACCGTCAAGACCCGCTTTTACGATGGACTATTAACTTGTCACGTGTTTAAGAATGGAGGCAAAGTTTGTATCTGTATGGGAGCATTGTCATCTAGTCGTCTAGGAGAACCCTTAACTCCCACCAGGATATCAATATTTAATCATATTAATACTcaagacaaatttacaagaattTCCAGTGATACTTCCCTCCGAGGCTACATGTGGACCCGAACAATACTGTGATCacattttgtcatgtttcagGGCCACAGTGTATAACCAACCACGACTGGAGAAAAGACAGCTCAATACATGGAACATCAGTGTTAAACCACTTTAGCACTTAGGCCAGCTCTCCCCACAACCTCTAacacacatcccccccccccccccccacaccccccccacacaccccccATTATGTCCCTCGGTTGCCTTTAAAACCAACTGACTACATTTTTTGCACACTTTCATTAATGCATGCAGCATGAACACACAAGATAGAGGTGAGTCTTTTCCTATTACAACTTCTAGTAATACTGTCACTATTGTTCTTGTTAATGAATCAATTTAcactgtcttaaaaaaaaatcatgttacaTCGTGTTAAACAGTGTAAAaaggaatttatttttaaaggcaaaATATCTTCTTTAGTAAACCAACTAAAATCCAAAAGTCATGTGGATGACTTTGTAAGAGCAACGGTGCTATGAGTTTTATACTAATGTGACTAAATATGTTGTAAATATTGAATAAACTAGCACTATTATGTTTCTTATTCAGAATAAACCATCGGTTTGCATCCATCACCAAACCTCAAAGCAACATGTGTCGGTTGAAAATGTGCATCTTtgccctcctcctgctgtctctcCCTCAGTCGACAAATCAGTCCTGCATAAAGGGGTCACCAAAACAGTGCCTAGATGCAGAATTTGCTCCAGGTACCAATTTGGCAGGCGAAGGCTTCGACATTACCAAAATGGAACGTAAAGGGGCCTTTGTGATCGACATGAAtctgtggaaacacaaggaCAAGACATGCACTCTGTGTAGGAACACCTTTCTGGAAGACAAACTGCAAAAGCTGCCCATGGCAGTGGTAGACTGGAGAGCAATGCAGTCCTGCAACAGCAAAGTGGTCAGTAAGCTCCACAGATCCAGTGAGTCTCTGGTCGGTTCCAGCACGTCTTCTGTTGAAAACAACTGGCAGACCAATCTAGATCTTAAATTAGGGAATAAAGGCGCCTCCCTGATGCTTGCTGGTACAAATTCTAAACTGGCTGATTACTCCATGGAAAAAACTAAGAATGACAAATTCAGCTTCACAAGCCAGGGCATGGAGTGTGAGTACTACAGGTAAGGAGATAAAGAAGTACCTGATCAAGACAACAAATTTACTTGAGTGCTGGATTACAATACTGTTTTATATTGGTTTCATACTGGTCTGTCATTTGTGTTGTCTCTCTTAACAGCTACAGACTGTCTGGGAGTCCCAAGTTGCACAGAGAATTTCACAAAGCAGTGAAAGATCTCCCCAAGACGTACAGCTCTGAGCAAAAGCAACAATATTACAAACTGATTGACACTTTTGGCACACATTACATCACCAAGGTGAACCACAATGACGACACATTTCCATTTCTAGcatttcttaaattaaaaatcaaaatagtTTTTTGCGTAATGTGTTTACATCATTTCCAGGTAAAACTGGGAGGAAGTGTTCAATCTGTAACCAGCATCAGGCAGTGCGAGGCCAGCCTAAAGGGTCTTAGTGTGGAGGAGGTTAGTATGTGCCTGGGAGCTGAAGCGTCAGCTACCTTCCATGTTACAGTttcaactaaatcaaaacactgcaaaaaggACACTGACAAGATGGACACCAAGTCCGCCTTCTCCAGCCTCTTCAACGACAGGTGTGGGACATAGTCTTTTCACATGTGTTACATTGTCTATTCATTTGCACTTCTTACTGCCTGTTCTTAACATGAAAGGCAACTGTGTTTACCGACTTATGTCACATATTCAAATATTCCTCCAAATCAAAGAACCACTCTCCGTGCGCAACAATGGTGTAAGCCTTAACTTTCTTGCATGGCTAAGTCCAAActaattttttttgcttttgatggTATTGAAGTTCAACCCTGATGTGCCTTCGACTTTTAGAGAGTATTGTCCAAATGTATGCCCTGGTTCAGATGTTGAAACAACTCTTCTCTACAGGTTCACAGAGATAAAGGGTGGCCATACGACAGAGCCAGACTTACTCTTTTCTGCTGACAAAGATCCATCTGCCTACAAGGAATGGCTTAATACCATACCAAAGACTCCCAACATAATCTCATACTCCCTTGACTCCCTGCACGAGTTACTACCCATCAACAACAACTCTGTGCGGTTAAACTTGCGCTCTGCAATAGGCCATTACATCCTGGAGAAAGGCTTGTGGAAGAACTGCAGTGAACGCTGTCAGGCAGGCAGGAGGAGTGACTCAAGGGATTCCTGTGTCTGCCAATGTCACAATGACCCGGCTGTAAACCAAGACTGCTGCCCGACCCGTAAGGGCACGGCGCAGGTCATCATTACTGTACAGCGAGCCTCTGGTCTTTGGGGAGACTACTTCACATCCACAGATGGCTATGTGAAAGTGTTTGTCAACAAGGTGATGGTCCAGCGTTCTCCTGTCattcataacaacaacaacccacGCTGGGCCATGATCGTCCCCCTTCAGGCCCAGGATTTGTCATCGGGAAATAAAGTGACATTTCAAGTGTGGGATCAGGACAACAACTGGGACGATGATCCGTTGGGACAATGTGAGCAAGCTCTGTCCGCAGGAGTTAAGGAGGATCTTTGCAACCTGAACCATGGTCAGCTCTTTTTTAAATGGGAGGTCAAATGTGCTCCAAGTCTGTCTGGTGCTTTATGCATGGACTACAAACCATCACCTATGAGTGAACATTTGAAGAGGCTGTACGTGTCCCGTCATGCCCACCCTGTTCCAAAGGCCATTCTGTTAGAGATGGGCGTGTTCCTGGACAAAACAATCTCCAAGAGCAACCAGAGTCTTAGTGCAGCGTTTCAAAAGGTTGATGTAATATAAAACGTGCGTTTGGCCTTACTTATGCCTATCTTTAATACCAACGAAAAAGATAAGCGATAGAGGAGTAAGAGAGAGATTCATAAACTATCGTTGACAACGTGTCTGcaactgaatataaaaaaaaatgcttttatttgctCATCTCATATGTTAACTTCTAATTCAAAAATCTCTATCATGACTCTGACTTAATGTAGCTTTTACCAgcaatttattgtttttgccaTATCTCTtacaggcctttttttttttgtattttctcgCCTTTATACGGgcatttaaaacatgtacaaagcTGTTTTGTTGTGATTCGCTTTTTGGCTTTTAATGCCGTCTTTTGAGAGGACAGGacattggatagagtcagaacaGTGATCTGAGCGGGGAAAGAGATGCAGCAAATGGCTGAGGGTTGAAgtcgaacccacagccgccgCTTCAAAGGCTATAGCCCTCTGTACACGGGACGTGCAATTTAACCAATGATCTAAACCAGCGCCttacaaatgtgtttcttttctttaaatcaaactgtTAACCTTTTGATTCTTTACGGGATATTTGAGTACGGTTTCTAAAACATATTACTcatattttttacaaataagTTGTTCAATATCTTACCTACTTGATgctgatataaaaatataaatctgtgaTTTACCTTTatgttctttaataaaagttttCATATAACAACAAATCTAttggttgtgtgtgtatttcattttttgttgctTACTGCTGAAACTGTCAAATTTTACCACTAGGTTCATTACATTTTATCCTATCTTATTGCTATGCAACAATCAATGTACTTTTTCCCTGAGCTGAAATTAGGAAATTGGTACTTAGAGTGTGACAACTTCCTTTTCTCACTAAGTATGGCCAAAGCCCATCACCACTTCAGAGAAATGACAGGTTTGTGGTCTTTGGTTTGCTGCTGACTGGAAATCTAGACTGACTTTTATGTTGCCACTACATGTATGAGTTTGTCTACAGACGACAAACTCCTCCCTCAGACTCGATCTGTTCAGCTCTGCGAAACTGTCTGACAGCATCTTTTCCTCTGCTTTTTATAAGACCACCGCCACCTCACCACCCCCAGCCCTGCTTTTATGACCATATAACACAAACCACTTATATTCATACTCACAGTCAGTTTCACAAATGCTGCATGAACAGGCAAGACAAAGGTGAGTCTACACTAAAGTGGTTATAAttaattattgtttcatttttttttaatagaattgTTGTATCATGTGTTACAATGTCTGGCAAGTTAGCAGCCTGTTTCACTATTTCACAGATGAATCAGCAAGTTATCTTCTAATTAGGCCTGCCATATATTACTGCAGTAGTTTTAAAATAGAATGCTTGTATACTGTAAGTCAAGTTCGTGTCAAGACAATAAATGTTGATCAAAGCAAAGAGTAGTTGTGACAATTGTACAGACTCaaaatgagcagaaaaaaaggaagagcttaaggcaggattttaaaaaagtcaaaggaTGAAGGGAACTTGAGACCAACATCTAAAATGTTCCAGTCAAAGATGGACACTTTTATCTCCTTTGGATTTTGACTAATAGTGTACAATGGAGAGGCGCAATGGACAAGAGCATTTGAGAAGTTACATGTTGGAGAAGAGGGTAAGGAGAACCGAGATGTTAACCTGTGCAAATCCATGCAGTGCTTAAAAAGCAATAAATAGTCTTGGGTGAGTTTTCAAAGTCAAGATGACCCCACTTGGTGTGAGTGAAAACTTTTTCAGAAACCCCAGGCTGGACAGGGATAGCTCAGAAAAAGTTACAGCAATAAATATTCAAGGAGatagaaacatgtaaaacagTGTCCTGATCTAAAGCAGACCAAcaaggttttatttttgcaaaataTTTCCTTGTGtgaaaaatgtacttaaaatgACATCTTGAGCAAACACTAGGGTTTTGGTCCTATTGTCATTTATCTCTAGTCTATACTGGTTTTGTCCATCCAGTAATCTACATTACTAaagtaatacatttataaaGGTGTCCTGCAAAGAtttcttgtaaataaaaaagtttacaCAGTGTTGAAATACAATTCATTGAGAAACCAGGGGATCCCCCTGAAGAAAAGTGTGAGATAGTGAGGGGGCCCCAGCAAAGCGATGTGGTGACTTCAAgttgtggaggtgaagaccgcTATTTGTGCTTCcactaaaaaaaatcaggtcAGG from Labrus mixtus chromosome 20, fLabMix1.1, whole genome shotgun sequence carries:
- the paqr4a gene encoding progestin and adipoQ receptor family member 4a produces the protein MVSHKVLVAIILLNVYIGVQSVFYFFGGVILTVLFAMAFLNGPRLLDWANSPPHLQFNKYVLTGYRPSSSVQDCIRSLFYLHNELGNIYTHGIPLVCFLVLLPLNIPWSQISVTWLGVVHFLACLSPQLGSVLYHLFMNHEGGEPVYHTLLKLDVCGICMINTLGALPIVYSTLLCYPFIRTVALLVYILLSSHAIYCAVTARSSVRRLRSFAWQALFRFSFFLLRWVGVGGGSPTSLRHFLTMDALAVLGGVINIMRIPERFRPGLFDYWCNSHQIMHVLVVGSILYLHWGVLDDLLWINSYNCPSD
- the LOC132954544 gene encoding perforin-1-like; protein product: MCRLKMCIFALLLLSLPQSTNQSCIKGSPKQCLDAEFAPGTNLAGEGFDITKMERKGAFVIDMNLWKHKDKTCTLCRNTFLEDKLQKLPMAVVDWRAMQSCNSKVVSKLHRSSESLVGSSTSSVENNWQTNLDLKLGNKGASLMLAGTNSKLADYSMEKTKNDKFSFTSQGMECEYYSYRLSGSPKLHREFHKAVKDLPKTYSSEQKQQYYKLIDTFGTHYITKVKLGGSVQSVTSIRQCEASLKGLSVEEVSMCLGAEASATFHVTVSTKSKHCKKDTDKMDTKSAFSSLFNDRFTEIKGGHTTEPDLLFSADKDPSAYKEWLNTIPKTPNIISYSLDSLHELLPINNNSVRLNLRSAIGHYILEKGLWKNCSERCQAGRRSDSRDSCVCQCHNDPAVNQDCCPTRKGTAQVIITVQRASGLWGDYFTSTDGYVKVFVNKVMVQRSPVIHNNNNPRWAMIVPLQAQDLSSGNKVTFQVWDQDNNWDDDPLGQCEQALSAGVKEDLCNLNHGQLFFKWEVKCAPSLSGALCMDYKPSPMSEHLKRLYVSRHAHPVPKAILLEMGVFLDKTISKSNQSLSAAFQKVDVI